In Labrys monachus, the genomic stretch GGTCGACCATGCCGGCCCGCATGGCGGGGTCGAGACCGGTCAAGGGCTCGTCCAGCAGCAAAAGGGGCCGCGTCGTCAGCATGGCGCGGGCGAGCGCGACCCGCTGGCGCTGGCCGCCCGAGAGTTCGGAGGGCAGGCGGGCCTCCATGCCTGCGAGGCCGACGCGGTCGAGCATGGCGCCGACGGCCTTCCTGTCGGAGGCGGAGAGGCGCAGCGAGGGCGAAAGCGCCAGGCCGGCATTCTGCAGCGCCGTCAGGTCGGGAAGCAGGTTGTGGTCCTGAAACACGATGGCGACCGGCCTCGCCGCCGGCTTCAACGGCAGAAGATCGATACCGTCGAACACCAGGCGCCCGCTAGCGGGGCGTTCGAAGCCGGCGATGGCGTGAAGCAGGGTCGATTTGCCGCCGCCGGAGGGGCCGACCATCGCCGCCAGCGCGCCGTGCGGCACGGTCAGATCGTAGCGTCCGGTCCAGTCGTCGAGCCGGACGGTCAGGTCATCGATCACGAGCATGGCGCCGCCCCAACAAATCCGCCGCGAGGAAGAGGATGAGCACCAGCCCCGCGAGCAGGGCGGCGATGCCGTCGGCCTCCG encodes the following:
- a CDS encoding thiamine ABC transporter ATP-binding protein; translated protein: MLVIDDLTVRLDDWTGRYDLTVPHGALAAMVGPSGGGKSTLLHAIAGFERPASGRLVFDGIDLLPLKPAARPVAIVFQDHNLLPDLTALQNAGLALSPSLRLSASDRKAVGAMLDRVGLAGMEARLPSELSGGQRQRVALARAMLTTRPLLLLDEPLTGLDPAMRAGMVDLIDALRREKGLTVLMTTHTPDDVEGRADRIVTVADGRIVTP